CCAACACCGGGAGTCGAAGTATTTCGCGGTTTTACAGTAGCTTCTGATAATGTAAGAATTCGCGGTTTAAGTATTCATGGTTTTTCGTCTCGTCGTCGGGGTGCTACTGCTAATATTCCCCCGGCGGATATCTTTATTGGCGATGCAAAAGATACGGCAACCTTGGGAGAAAAAGGTAGGGCGAGAAATCCCAGTAATAATCCACCCAAAAATATTTTAATTGATTGTAATTGGTTGGGTGTAGATAGATTGGGCAATCCGATTTCTCAGTTACCAAATGCTAATTTTAGCGGGGAAAAACAAGTCCCAACTGGTCATAAAAAACCCGGACATTTTCAAATTTACCGAACAGACGATCGCTTACCAACACGATCGGCTTTTGGGGTTTACGTTTTTAACAGCTTAGGTACGACAATTCGGAATAACTTAATTGCTAATCATGACGGAAGTGGTATTATTACTTCTGCTAGAGCGAATAATACTTTAATTACCGAAAATATTTTATTTGCCAATGGTTTTGGCGGAATGCCAGATGCCATTCGTTTAGAAGGAAACATCGATCGAACCAGAATATTATCCAATTTAATCAGAGACAATGCTGGTTCAGGAATTTACTTTTTTAAATCTCAAGGAAGCACGGAAATTAAACAAAATCAAATTACTAATAATGGGAGACAATTTGAACAAGCAGCAATTTATTTAATGGGAAGCGATCACCAAATAGTTAACAACCAAATTTCTGAACAACCGGGGCCAGGAATAGTAGTTGCAGCTTATCCAAATAGCGATCGCAACGTTATTTTAGGAAACTCATTTGCCAATCTACAAGGCTTAAGTATTGACTTAGTAAGCCAAAATAACACAGGCTTTCATGCTTTTTTAACAGGTGATGGCCCCAACCCCAAAATGCGGAGTTTGCAAAGACGCAGACAAGCAGGAAATTTCGGCATTGATGCCCCAGTATTTGTTTCTTCAGAATTCTTTTTAAACCCAGAAAATGGCAGCGTCACCTTAGAAGGAACCACAAAACCAGGCGCAACAGTAGAAATATACCGAGTTAATGAAAACTCTAGTCCTAGAGGCCCATTAAGTGAAGCAATTGCCAATACAGTGGCAGATGAAGAAGGAAAATTTTCCCTCACGCTTACCAATTTAAAAGCAGGAGAAAGAATTAGTGCGATCGCCAACGACAGCGAATCCGGTACTTCCGAACCTGCCGTTAATACCGTTATCAAAGATCTACCATAAAAATGTCCAACCACCAAAAAAAGCCAGGAAAACATAAAAAGATATATCAGACAGTAGTTAGTAGAAAAAATTCCCAACCAACTACCAACTACCAACTACCAACTACAAAAAAATTTTTGAGTTATTATTGCCAACAAATATTTAAATCAAATAATCAAAATCAGCCCACGAAACTACTTTGGCTGGCACTTTTTCTTGGTACTTTTGGTTCTTGGTCATCTCCTGCTTTAGCTGAAGGTAGTAGAGAATTAACAGCCAACGGAGGCGATCGACCATTTTTGGAATATCGCAACGACCAAACAGCAGGAATTCCCCGTCGCGGCACAATTTTTGTTTACGCCAATGATAATGAAACCATTAATCTTGGCTCTAGCGCATTAGGTCTAGGTAACGGCGACATTAGATATACAGCCCCAAATGGAACTACAGGTACTTGTAGAGTGAACAAAACAGGCGGTTTAATAGCAGACCGCAATCAAGAAATAGCAGGTCCATTACCCAATGCAGGCGGTTATACTCCTTGCGTTATCAATGTTGGGACTGACGGCCCTAGCGGAATTTGGCAAATTGAATTCATCAGTCCCAACTCAGCAAGTATCACCGATCCTTATACTAATGCCCGTATCTCTGTAAATGATCCCTGGACACAAAACAATAATGTTTCTTGGATAGCAGCTTGG
This Phormidium ambiguum IAM M-71 DNA region includes the following protein-coding sequences:
- a CDS encoding right-handed parallel beta-helix repeat-containing protein, which encodes MSRKIAKLIDPKPQIIIKAILNFAAISAKNFPKPIVNPVNLLLLALTGWFIPNLATFSQTSTNPPLRLTVNSNQDIIQTDGNLTLREAISIVNGELTLESLSAAERNNISPLTSGEDNRAKIEFSLPPNNTIIELNSLLPALAVPVVIDGTTQPGYAQEDNNINPVPVPIPDNIPAAPIRGLSLLKQGETNFCAPQIRPTPTPIIPAPVPTPVPAPIRGLGFLKQLVSQGSTISNFPIPQPVVIIKPTPGVEVFRGFTVASDNVRIRGLSIHGFSSRRRGATANIPPADIFIGDAKDTATLGEKGRARNPSNNPPKNILIDCNWLGVDRLGNPISQLPNANFSGEKQVPTGHKKPGHFQIYRTDDRLPTRSAFGVYVFNSLGTTIRNNLIANHDGSGIITSARANNTLITENILFANGFGGMPDAIRLEGNIDRTRILSNLIRDNAGSGIYFFKSQGSTEIKQNQITNNGRQFEQAAIYLMGSDHQIVNNQISEQPGPGIVVAAYPNSDRNVILGNSFANLQGLSIDLVSQNNTGFHAFLTGDGPNPKMRSLQRRRQAGNFGIDAPVFVSSEFFLNPENGSVTLEGTTKPGATVEIYRVNENSSPRGPLSEAIANTVADEEGKFSLTLTNLKAGERISAIANDSESGTSEPAVNTVIKDLP